A genome region from Brooklawnia propionicigenes includes the following:
- a CDS encoding ribonuclease HI family protein: protein MIIAAADGSSLSNPGPSGWAWYIDDDHWHAGGWPKGTNNKGELYAVLDLLRSTAHLPDEPLKILCDSQYVINAVTKWMPGWKRKGWKKADGQPVLNQDLLKALDEALVGRDVSFEWVKGHAGHAMNEAADERARAAATAYRDGTAVEHGPGFGSVEAAEAAVLEEIPVVSPAAAAQPAARPAAPALSAQGQPRPTSATEFDPGIQTVIGYEKELLSDKVRSDPMRVRELLHPQFSEFGASGRIWTRNRLLADIAPMPVRVSYEPIAADRLADDVILLRWRAVGAHSTWLRSSVWQLVDGSWRLLFSQGTQVP from the coding sequence GTGATCATCGCAGCCGCAGACGGTTCGTCCTTGTCGAACCCCGGTCCTTCGGGCTGGGCGTGGTACATCGACGACGATCACTGGCACGCCGGGGGCTGGCCGAAAGGCACGAACAACAAGGGCGAGCTGTACGCGGTGCTCGATCTGCTGCGCTCGACCGCACATCTGCCGGACGAGCCGTTGAAGATCTTGTGCGACAGCCAGTACGTCATCAATGCCGTCACCAAGTGGATGCCCGGCTGGAAACGGAAGGGCTGGAAAAAGGCCGACGGCCAGCCCGTGCTCAACCAGGACCTGCTGAAGGCCCTGGACGAGGCGCTGGTGGGCCGCGATGTCAGCTTCGAGTGGGTCAAGGGTCACGCGGGGCATGCAATGAACGAGGCCGCCGATGAGCGGGCCCGGGCAGCAGCTACCGCCTACCGGGACGGGACCGCCGTGGAGCACGGACCGGGCTTCGGGTCGGTCGAGGCGGCCGAAGCAGCGGTCCTCGAAGAGATACCGGTTGTCTCACCGGCGGCTGCTGCACAGCCCGCGGCGAGGCCAGCTGCGCCCGCGTTGTCGGCTCAGGGGCAGCCCCGGCCGACGTCGGCGACCGAATTCGACCCCGGCATCCAGACGGTCATCGGCTACGAGAAAGAACTGCTTTCCGACAAGGTGCGCAGCGATCCCATGAGGGTGCGTGAGCTGTTGCACCCGCAGTTCAGCGAGTTCGGCGCGTCCGGGAGGATCTGGACACGCAACCGGCTGCTGGCCGATATCGCGCCGATGCCTGTGCGGGTGAGCTACGAACCGATCGCCGCCGACCGGCTGGCAGACGATGTGATCCTGTTGCGCTGGCGGGCGGTCGGCGCCCACAGCACCTGGCTGCGCAGTTCGGTCTGGCAGCTGGTGGATGGTAGTTGGCGGCTGCTGTTCTCGCAGGGCACGCAGGTGCCGTAA
- the metG gene encoding methionine--tRNA ligase — protein MCAHILATAAWPYANGPRHIGHVSGFGVPSDVFARYMRMSGHEVLLVSGSDEHGTAIQVKAESEGLTPQEAADKYHRVIVQDLQGLGLSYDLYTRTTTDNHAKVVQEMFRVLYDNGYIVQKTLMGAISPSTGRTLPDRYIEGTCPICKFEFARGDQCDNCGNQLDPIDLINPHSRINGETPEFRETEHFFLDLPALADQLKEWLDTRQDWRPNVLNFSYNYVKELKPRAITRDLDWGIKIPIDGWRDDDMKRIYVWFDAVTGYLSASIEWAKRTGNPDAWRDWWNDPSARCYMFMGKDNIVFHSVIWPSMLLGVNGQGSRGGNPSQWFGILDLPTEVVSSEFLTMKGSKVDTSHGHVIYVGDFLREFGPDSLRYYIAVAGPEARDTDFTWDEFVRRNNTELANEWGNLVNRSVSMAHKNNGAIPPAHELLPVDVELLEHSKAAFDTVGTLLEQRKFKQAITEAMRVVSSANQYLSQTEPWKLKDDTDRRDTVLHVALQIVSDANTLLTPFLPHSAQRVFELLGGEGVWAAQPEIHEVDEGPGTATYPVLTGDYAHEQAVWQSRPIVAGTPLVKPTPLFRKLDDSLGETGPEWAPIA, from the coding sequence ATGTGCGCTCACATTCTTGCTACCGCTGCCTGGCCCTATGCGAATGGGCCGCGTCATATCGGGCATGTCTCCGGCTTCGGGGTGCCCTCGGACGTTTTCGCGCGGTACATGCGAATGTCGGGTCACGAGGTACTGCTGGTCTCCGGCTCGGACGAGCACGGCACCGCCATTCAGGTGAAGGCCGAATCGGAGGGGCTCACCCCGCAGGAGGCCGCTGACAAGTACCACCGTGTCATCGTGCAGGACCTGCAGGGCCTGGGGCTCAGCTACGACCTGTACACCCGCACCACGACCGACAACCATGCCAAGGTCGTGCAGGAGATGTTCCGCGTCCTGTACGACAACGGCTACATCGTGCAGAAGACCCTGATGGGTGCCATCTCGCCGTCCACCGGGCGCACGCTACCCGACCGCTACATCGAGGGCACCTGCCCGATCTGCAAGTTCGAGTTCGCCCGGGGCGACCAGTGCGACAACTGCGGCAACCAACTCGATCCGATCGACCTGATCAACCCGCACAGCCGCATCAACGGAGAGACTCCGGAGTTCCGTGAGACCGAGCACTTCTTCCTGGATCTGCCCGCGTTGGCCGACCAGTTGAAGGAATGGCTCGACACCCGCCAGGACTGGCGTCCCAACGTGTTGAACTTCAGCTACAACTACGTCAAGGAGCTCAAGCCGCGCGCCATCACCCGCGACCTCGACTGGGGCATCAAGATCCCGATCGACGGCTGGCGCGACGACGACATGAAGCGCATCTACGTCTGGTTCGACGCGGTCACCGGCTACCTGTCGGCATCGATCGAATGGGCCAAGCGCACCGGCAATCCCGACGCCTGGCGCGACTGGTGGAACGACCCCAGCGCTCGCTGCTACATGTTCATGGGCAAGGACAACATCGTCTTCCACTCGGTCATCTGGCCCTCGATGCTGCTCGGCGTCAACGGCCAGGGAAGCCGCGGCGGCAACCCCAGCCAGTGGTTCGGAATCCTCGACCTGCCGACCGAGGTCGTCAGTTCCGAGTTCCTCACCATGAAGGGCTCAAAGGTCGACACCTCCCACGGGCACGTCATCTACGTCGGCGACTTCCTGCGTGAATTCGGACCCGACTCCCTGCGCTACTACATCGCGGTGGCCGGCCCCGAAGCCCGCGACACCGACTTCACCTGGGACGAGTTCGTCCGTCGCAACAACACCGAGTTGGCCAACGAGTGGGGCAACCTCGTGAACCGCTCGGTTTCGATGGCCCACAAGAACAACGGCGCCATTCCGCCGGCTCACGAATTGCTGCCGGTCGACGTCGAACTGCTCGAGCACAGCAAGGCTGCCTTCGACACGGTCGGCACGCTGCTGGAGCAGCGCAAGTTCAAGCAGGCGATCACCGAGGCGATGCGGGTGGTGAGTTCGGCCAATCAGTACCTGTCTCAGACCGAACCCTGGAAGCTGAAGGACGACACCGACCGTCGCGACACGGTGCTGCACGTCGCTTTGCAGATCGTCTCGGATGCCAATACGCTGCTGACGCCCTTCCTGCCGCACTCCGCGCAGCGGGTGTTCGAACTGCTCGGCGGTGAGGGCGTCTGGGCGGCCCAGCCCGAGATCCACGAGGTGGACGAAGGCCCGGGCACCGCAACATACCCGGTGCTGACCGGTGACTACGCCCACGAACAGGCCGTCTGGCAGTCGCGTCCGATCGTTGCGGGCACCCCGCTGGTGAAGCCGACCCCGTTGTTCCGCAAACTGGACGACTCGCTCGGCGAGACCGGCCCCGAGTGGGCTCCGATCGCCTAG
- a CDS encoding Sir2 family NAD-dependent protein deacetylase, which yields MLRQATSPWQPTARLAGDLERARQVLAQASSVVVLTGAGISTDSGVPDYRGPNSIRATPMLFSEFVSDPAARQRYWARNYQGWAHLRGAQPNAGHRAIASWERGGRPTALAGVITQNVDGLHEAAGTQRLITLHGRSADVICLSCGELIDRAGLQTRLAELNPDVEPMRRLEHAELRPDADAEVADWRGFRVPECERCGGVLKPDVVFFGESVPKHRVSAAMAWCGGADALLVAGSSLTVMSGLRFARQMAKQGKLIVIINHGATRADDLAAVRLDIPLSAALARLTTEV from the coding sequence GTGTTGCGACAAGCCACCAGCCCCTGGCAACCGACCGCTCGGCTGGCCGGCGACCTGGAGCGCGCCCGGCAGGTGCTGGCCCAAGCGTCCAGCGTCGTCGTGCTGACCGGTGCGGGGATCTCGACCGACTCCGGCGTCCCGGACTACCGCGGGCCGAATTCGATCAGGGCCACTCCGATGCTGTTCAGTGAGTTCGTTTCAGACCCCGCGGCCCGACAGCGCTACTGGGCGCGCAACTATCAGGGCTGGGCACATCTACGCGGCGCACAGCCGAACGCCGGCCACCGTGCGATCGCGTCCTGGGAGCGCGGCGGACGACCCACCGCCCTGGCCGGGGTGATCACCCAGAACGTCGACGGGCTGCACGAAGCCGCCGGCACCCAGCGCCTGATCACCCTGCACGGGCGCTCGGCCGACGTCATCTGCCTGAGCTGCGGCGAGCTGATCGACCGGGCGGGACTCCAGACCAGGCTGGCCGAACTCAACCCTGATGTCGAGCCGATGCGCCGGCTCGAGCATGCCGAACTGCGTCCGGATGCCGACGCCGAGGTCGCCGACTGGCGCGGCTTCCGGGTGCCGGAATGCGAGCGGTGCGGTGGTGTGCTCAAGCCCGATGTGGTCTTCTTCGGCGAGTCCGTGCCCAAGCACCGGGTGAGTGCCGCGATGGCCTGGTGCGGTGGTGCGGACGCGCTGCTGGTGGCCGGGTCGAGCCTGACCGTGATGTCAGGGTTGCGTTTCGCGCGCCAGATGGCCAAACAGGGCAAACTGATCGTCATCATCAATCACGGCGCGACCCGCGCCGACGACCTGGCTGCCGTCCGCTTGGATATTCCGCTCTCGGCGGCCTTGGCTAGACTGACCACGGAGGTATGA
- a CDS encoding aldo/keto reductase produces MSSAVPSPLIEMAGGVLIPQLGFGTYKATSSEAYSSVRAALDAGYRHIDTAEMYGNEPDVGRAIADSGLARDEVFITSKLNNPFHEPAAARRSFAQTLEDLQVEAVDLFLIHWPMAKTTDYVATWRTMLEFQADGRARAVGVSNFEQKHLRAIIDATGVKPALNQIEIHPYLAQRELVDFDTELGIVTASWSPLGRGALLTDPVLTSIADELGRSTAQVIIRWHLQRGLVVIPKSVHPERIASNADVFDFELSDDQMARINSLDRGQRTGSSPDNVELA; encoded by the coding sequence ATGTCTTCTGCAGTACCGTCACCGCTGATCGAAATGGCTGGTGGAGTGCTTATTCCGCAGCTCGGATTCGGCACCTACAAGGCCACGTCATCGGAGGCGTATTCGAGCGTGCGGGCCGCGCTCGATGCGGGATATCGGCACATCGATACCGCCGAGATGTACGGCAACGAGCCAGACGTGGGCAGGGCCATCGCCGACAGCGGTTTGGCCCGTGACGAGGTGTTCATCACCAGCAAGCTCAACAACCCCTTCCACGAGCCCGCGGCCGCCCGACGGTCATTCGCTCAAACGCTGGAGGATCTGCAGGTCGAGGCCGTCGACCTCTTCCTCATCCACTGGCCCATGGCCAAGACGACCGATTACGTGGCGACCTGGCGGACGATGCTCGAGTTCCAGGCCGACGGCCGGGCTCGCGCCGTGGGTGTCTCGAACTTCGAGCAGAAACACCTGCGGGCGATCATCGACGCCACCGGTGTGAAGCCGGCACTGAACCAGATCGAGATCCACCCGTATCTTGCCCAGCGTGAGCTCGTCGATTTCGACACCGAACTGGGGATCGTCACTGCGTCCTGGTCGCCGTTGGGCCGCGGCGCGCTGCTGACCGACCCGGTGCTCACCTCGATAGCCGATGAATTGGGACGCAGCACCGCCCAGGTGATCATCCGCTGGCATCTGCAGCGCGGCTTGGTGGTCATCCCCAAGTCCGTGCATCCCGAGCGCATCGCGAGCAATGCCGACGTCTTCGATTTCGAGCTGTCGGACGACCAGATGGCCCGCATCAACTCACTCGACCGCGGTCAGCGCACCGGATCGAGTCCCGACAATGTGGAACTGGCATGA
- the ilvA gene encoding threonine ammonia-lyase IlvA, producing the protein MTLTASDVEKAAGSLARVARRTELDYNDRLSKLTGAQVLLKREDLQPVRSYKLRGAYHLMSTLTTTERAAGVVCASAGNHGQGVAYACARLGIKGRIFCPTTTPRQKRDRMKSLGGDWVDLVFVGNSYDEAAAAEKSVAQTTGAIQVPAFDDLRTIAGQGTVAIEIVDQLGTAPDVLLVPVGGGGLLAGCLTWLHERWPATRVIGVEPAGAASMQAALRAGHPVRLDHIETFADGVAVRKAGDKTFEIINRIGCDWATVAEGQICSEMLDLYQVDGVIAEPAGALASASLRSVVSVEPDQTVVAIVTGGNNDVSRYSEIIERSLVFEGRKHYFLVQFPQEPGALRHFVDSVLGPDDDIVLFEYTKRSNRELGPALVGIEIGDPANLPDLLRRLADSPLQVEAIDPDSPFYRFLV; encoded by the coding sequence ATGACCCTGACTGCGTCCGACGTCGAGAAGGCGGCGGGGAGCCTGGCCCGGGTGGCCCGGCGGACCGAGTTGGACTACAACGATCGGCTGAGCAAGCTGACCGGTGCTCAGGTGCTGCTCAAGCGCGAGGACCTGCAGCCGGTCCGTTCCTACAAGCTGCGTGGCGCCTACCACCTGATGAGCACGCTCACCACGACCGAGCGGGCGGCCGGCGTGGTCTGCGCGTCCGCGGGTAATCACGGCCAAGGGGTGGCTTATGCGTGCGCCCGGCTGGGCATCAAGGGGCGTATCTTCTGCCCGACGACCACTCCACGGCAAAAGCGCGATCGGATGAAGTCGCTGGGCGGAGACTGGGTGGATCTGGTCTTCGTCGGCAACTCCTACGACGAGGCGGCAGCGGCCGAGAAATCGGTCGCCCAGACCACCGGCGCGATCCAGGTGCCGGCCTTCGACGACCTGCGGACGATCGCCGGGCAGGGCACCGTCGCCATCGAGATCGTCGATCAGCTGGGGACCGCTCCCGATGTGCTGCTCGTCCCGGTCGGCGGGGGAGGCCTGCTGGCCGGCTGCCTGACCTGGCTGCACGAACGCTGGCCTGCCACCCGGGTGATCGGGGTCGAGCCGGCCGGGGCCGCGTCCATGCAGGCTGCGCTGCGGGCGGGCCACCCCGTGCGGTTGGACCACATCGAGACCTTCGCCGACGGCGTGGCGGTGCGCAAGGCCGGTGACAAGACCTTCGAGATCATCAACCGGATCGGCTGCGACTGGGCGACGGTCGCCGAAGGCCAGATCTGCAGCGAGATGCTCGACCTCTACCAGGTGGACGGTGTGATCGCCGAGCCGGCGGGTGCGCTGGCGTCCGCGTCGCTGCGCAGCGTCGTCAGCGTTGAGCCCGATCAGACGGTGGTTGCGATCGTCACGGGTGGCAACAATGACGTCTCGAGGTATTCGGAGATCATCGAACGCTCGCTGGTCTTCGAAGGACGCAAGCACTATTTCTTGGTGCAGTTCCCTCAGGAGCCGGGCGCATTGCGGCACTTCGTGGACAGCGTGCTGGGTCCCGACGACGACATCGTCTTGTTCGAGTACACCAAGCGCAGCAACCGGGAACTCGGCCCAGCCCTGGTCGGGATCGAGATCGGCGATCCGGCGAATTTGCCGGACTTGCTGCGGCGGCTCGCCGATTCGCCATTGCAGGTCGAAGCCATCGACCCCGACAGCCCGTTCTACCGCTTCCTCGTCTGA
- a CDS encoding IS256 family transposase — MTAPHIVDPARVLGNLLTEASPDMMRQLLQNMINALLSADADAVCGAEWGQPSTERVAQRNGYRHRPLDTRVGTIDVAVPKLRSGSYFPEWLLERRKRAEAALITVIADCYLAGVSTRRMDKLVKTLGIDGLSKSQVSRMAADLDEHVAQFRHRPLGEAGPFTFVAADALTMKVREGGRVINAVVLVATGVNGDGHREVLGLQVVTSETKPAWNTFFADLVARGLAGVRLVTSDAHAGLVEAIAANLPGASWQRCRTHYAANLMSVTPKSMWPAVKAMLHSVYDQPDKKSVQAQFDRLLDYTAEKLPEVAEHLEAARADVLAFTGFPKDVWTQIWSNNPAERLNREIRRRTDAVGIFPNREAIIRLVGAVLAEQTDEWAEGRRYLGLDVLARCRLSTITNAVEEVTEPLALTA; from the coding sequence ATGACCGCTCCTCACATTGTCGACCCCGCCCGCGTGCTGGGCAACCTGCTGACCGAAGCCTCTCCGGACATGATGCGCCAGCTGCTGCAGAACATGATCAACGCCCTCCTCTCGGCCGATGCCGACGCCGTGTGCGGCGCCGAATGGGGACAGCCCTCAACCGAGCGGGTCGCGCAGCGCAACGGCTACCGCCACCGCCCGCTGGACACCCGCGTCGGCACCATCGACGTGGCCGTCCCGAAGCTGCGCTCCGGCAGCTACTTTCCCGAGTGGCTGCTGGAGCGCCGCAAACGAGCCGAAGCGGCCCTGATCACGGTGATCGCTGACTGCTACCTCGCCGGCGTCAGTACTCGTCGGATGGACAAACTCGTCAAGACCCTGGGCATCGACGGCCTGTCGAAGTCACAGGTCTCACGCATGGCCGCCGACCTCGACGAACACGTAGCGCAGTTCCGGCACCGCCCCCTGGGCGAGGCCGGGCCGTTCACGTTTGTTGCAGCTGACGCGTTGACGATGAAGGTCCGCGAAGGCGGACGCGTGATCAACGCCGTGGTCCTCGTCGCCACCGGCGTCAACGGCGACGGACACCGCGAGGTCCTGGGCCTGCAGGTCGTCACCTCCGAGACCAAACCGGCGTGGAACACGTTCTTCGCCGATCTGGTGGCCCGCGGCCTTGCGGGGGTCCGACTGGTCACCAGCGATGCCCACGCCGGGCTGGTGGAGGCGATCGCGGCGAACCTGCCTGGCGCGTCCTGGCAGCGCTGCCGAACCCACTACGCCGCGAACCTGATGTCCGTGACCCCGAAGAGCATGTGGCCCGCGGTCAAAGCGATGCTCCATTCGGTCTATGACCAACCCGACAAAAAGTCGGTCCAGGCGCAGTTCGACCGTCTGCTCGACTACACCGCCGAGAAGCTACCCGAGGTTGCAGAGCACCTCGAAGCCGCCCGGGCAGACGTGCTCGCGTTCACCGGCTTCCCCAAGGACGTGTGGACCCAGATCTGGTCGAACAACCCCGCCGAACGCCTGAACCGTGAGATCCGCCGCCGCACCGACGCGGTCGGGATCTTCCCCAACCGGGAAGCGATCATCCGCCTCGTCGGCGCTGTCTTGGCCGAGCAGACCGATGAGTGGGCAGAAGGGCGCCGCTACCTCGGCCTCGACGTCCTCGCACGATGCCGACTCAGCACCATCACCAACGCCGTTGAGGAGGTGACCGAACCCCTCGCCCTCACCGCCTAG
- a CDS encoding transposase, which translates to MWGLHHSRGLYSWRYRTGAPWRDVPERFGNWNTIYKNFNRWSEQGVWARVLEKVQSLTHQRGELDWVASIDSTIVRVHQHGATLRRDTGGSIELQEVRGGAA; encoded by the coding sequence CTGTGGGGGCTACACCACTCTAGGGGGCTCTACTCGTGGCGGTACCGCACGGGCGCTCCGTGGCGGGATGTGCCGGAGCGGTTTGGGAACTGGAACACGATCTACAAGAACTTCAATCGCTGGTCGGAGCAGGGCGTCTGGGCGCGCGTGCTCGAGAAGGTCCAGTCCCTCACGCATCAGCGCGGGGAGCTGGACTGGGTCGCGTCGATCGACTCGACGATCGTGCGCGTGCACCAGCACGGCGCAACCCTCCGCCGGGACACAGGGGGCTCGATCGAACTACAAGAAGTTCGGGGCGGAGCCGCCTGA